A portion of the Acidisoma sp. PAMC 29798 genome contains these proteins:
- the ybgC gene encoding tol-pal system-associated acyl-CoA thioesterase has protein sequence MSFTLTDDFAEGVHRYGLRIYFEDTDAGGVVYHANYLRFAERARTESLRAMGLPHSEMMVRHGMIFVVRRAELDYQRPARLDDWLMIDTKALWVRGASVGLRQTVRRGEETIAVVDLTLVSIRLQTGRAERLPAPWRLALTAMAEASGLSQLRST, from the coding sequence GTGAGCTTCACCCTGACCGACGACTTCGCCGAGGGCGTGCATCGCTACGGCCTGCGCATCTATTTCGAGGATACCGATGCCGGTGGTGTCGTCTATCACGCCAACTACCTGCGCTTCGCCGAGCGCGCCCGCACCGAATCCCTGCGCGCCATGGGACTGCCCCATTCCGAGATGATGGTGCGACACGGCATGATCTTCGTGGTGCGGCGCGCCGAGTTGGACTATCAGCGCCCTGCCCGCTTGGATGACTGGCTGATGATCGACACCAAGGCCCTTTGGGTGCGCGGCGCGAGCGTCGGCTTGCGCCAAACGGTGCGGCGCGGCGAAGAGACGATAGCGGTCGTGGATTTGACGCTGGTGAGCATCCGCCTGCAAACGGGGCGCGCGGAGCGGCTTCCCGCGCCTTGGCGTCTGGCACTAACGGCGATGGCTGAGGCCTCTGGCTTGTCTCAGTTGCGGTCAACATAG
- the tolQ gene encoding protein TolQ, translated as MDQAVNATQLATPGSTLSLWGLFLEADIVVKLVILGLLAASVWVWAIIFEKYTVIRRANRQGHAFEDRFWSGGSLEDLYEQEGQKPDNPMAAVFGAAMGEWRRTARIAGTDIGHTAVKERVDRAMTVTIQREMERMERWLIFLASVGSTAPFIGLFGTVWGIMHSFSAIAAMHNTNLAVVAPGIAEALFATAIGLVAAIPAVLAYNKIGTDLSRFAARLEGFGNEFSAILSRQTEERA; from the coding sequence TTGGATCAGGCGGTCAATGCCACTCAGCTGGCGACGCCCGGGAGCACCCTGTCGCTCTGGGGTCTGTTCTTAGAGGCGGATATCGTCGTCAAGCTGGTGATCCTGGGCCTGCTGGCCGCCAGCGTGTGGGTTTGGGCTATCATCTTCGAGAAATACACCGTCATTCGGCGCGCGAATCGCCAAGGCCATGCCTTCGAGGACCGCTTTTGGTCCGGCGGCAGCCTGGAAGATCTCTATGAGCAGGAAGGCCAGAAGCCGGATAACCCGATGGCCGCCGTTTTCGGCGCCGCCATGGGCGAATGGCGCCGCACGGCGCGCATCGCGGGCACCGATATCGGTCATACGGCGGTGAAAGAGCGTGTCGATCGCGCCATGACCGTCACCATCCAGCGTGAGATGGAGCGGATGGAGCGCTGGTTGATCTTCCTGGCCTCGGTCGGGTCCACCGCGCCCTTTATCGGCTTGTTCGGTACGGTCTGGGGCATCATGCACAGCTTCTCGGCCATCGCCGCCATGCACAATACCAACCTCGCCGTGGTCGCGCCGGGCATCGCGGAAGCGCTGTTCGCCACCGCCATCGGCCTGGTTGCGGCCATTCCCGCCGTGCTCGCCTACAACAAGATCGGCACCGACCTGTCCCGCTTCGCGGCACGGTTGGAAGGTTTTGGCAACGAGTTCAGCGCGATCCTGTCGCGCCAGACCGAAGAGAGGGCCTGA
- the tolR gene encoding protein TolR has protein sequence MAMGGIGGPKSRARYRPLAEINVTPLVDVMLVLLIIFMVTAPLMTSGVTVDLPKTNANPVNTDSTPITLSINAEGKVFLQNDAVQIGDLVARLQTLSNGQTDRRIFVRGDQTVSYGQIMQVMGTIVAGGFTKVALLAQQPDSAGVIAPVPASGTAAPGAAAPAGQ, from the coding sequence ATGGCGATGGGTGGCATCGGTGGTCCGAAAAGTCGTGCCCGCTATCGCCCCTTGGCGGAAATTAACGTCACGCCCCTGGTGGACGTCATGTTGGTGCTGCTCATCATCTTCATGGTGACGGCGCCGCTGATGACCTCGGGCGTCACCGTCGATCTACCCAAGACCAACGCCAATCCCGTCAACACGGACAGCACGCCCATCACCCTCTCCATCAATGCCGAAGGCAAGGTCTTCCTGCAAAACGACGCCGTGCAGATCGGCGATCTCGTCGCGCGGCTGCAAACGCTCAGCAACGGCCAGACGGACCGGCGTATCTTCGTGCGCGGCGACCAGACCGTGTCCTACGGCCAGATCATGCAAGTGATGGGTACCATCGTCGCGGGCGGCTTCACCAAGGTCGCACTCCTCGCGCAACAGCCCGATAGCGCCGGCGTTATCGCCCCGGTGCCGGCGAGTGGCACCGCGGCACCTGGCGCGGCCGCGCCAGCCGGCCAATAG
- the tolB gene encoding Tol-Pal system beta propeller repeat protein TolB, protein MPRRDVPGMIRTITRRGMIGTTVASTLAIPAFAQTAAPAPAAGDAGATSAVIDVNRARTAPIPIAIPAFAGGTSAGDMVGVIANDLNRCGLFRIVDGSGIAATASGGAPDFGSWKGTGAQALVTGSITQQGDQLRVEFRLWDILPGTQLQGTAYTTSSANWRRIAHIIADVIYQRLLGEKGYFDTRIAYISTTGPRNNPTKRLAIMDQDAANNRFLTDGSWTAIGPRFSPTRDQIAFISYVNRSVRVYLFDLGSGSRSLVGNFHTMTFAPRFSPDGGSIVMSLYQNGGSNIVTCSLNGGNVRQLTNSGAIDSSPCYSPDGSQIVFESDRGGDQQLYVMGADGGGAKRISFGSGRYGDPIWSPRGDLIAFTRLGSTFGVGVMAPDGSGERILSESFDVEAPTFCPNGRVIMFQRGDGTSSRLVTIDITGFNEQGVNTATSASDPAWSPVLS, encoded by the coding sequence ATGCCGCGGCGGGACGTGCCCGGCATGATCCGCACCATCACCCGCCGGGGCATGATCGGCACGACCGTCGCCTCCACGCTGGCGATTCCGGCCTTCGCACAGACCGCCGCCCCGGCGCCCGCCGCCGGTGACGCGGGTGCGACCAGCGCCGTGATCGACGTCAATCGCGCCCGCACCGCGCCCATTCCCATCGCCATTCCCGCGTTCGCCGGCGGCACCAGCGCCGGTGACATGGTCGGCGTCATCGCCAATGACCTCAATCGCTGCGGCCTGTTCCGGATCGTCGATGGGTCGGGCATTGCGGCCACAGCGTCGGGCGGCGCGCCGGATTTCGGCTCCTGGAAGGGCACTGGCGCGCAGGCGCTGGTAACTGGCAGCATCACCCAGCAGGGCGACCAGCTCCGTGTGGAGTTCCGGCTGTGGGACATTCTGCCCGGCACCCAGCTTCAGGGCACCGCCTATACAACGTCGAGCGCCAATTGGCGGCGCATCGCCCACATCATCGCCGATGTCATCTACCAGCGCCTGCTGGGCGAGAAGGGCTATTTCGACACACGGATCGCCTATATCTCGACCACGGGCCCGCGCAACAACCCGACCAAACGCTTGGCGATCATGGATCAGGACGCGGCCAACAACCGATTCCTGACGGATGGAAGCTGGACGGCGATCGGCCCGCGCTTCAGCCCGACACGCGATCAGATTGCCTTCATCAGCTATGTGAACCGCAGCGTGCGCGTTTATCTGTTCGACCTCGGGTCGGGCAGCCGGTCCTTGGTGGGCAACTTCCACACCATGACCTTCGCACCCCGCTTCAGCCCGGACGGCGGCAGCATCGTCATGTCTCTGTACCAGAACGGCGGATCCAATATCGTCACCTGCTCGCTGAACGGCGGCAACGTGCGTCAGCTGACGAATTCCGGCGCGATCGACTCGTCGCCTTGCTACAGCCCAGACGGCAGCCAGATCGTTTTCGAGTCGGATCGGGGCGGCGATCAGCAACTTTACGTGATGGGTGCGGATGGTGGTGGCGCGAAGCGCATCAGCTTCGGCAGCGGTCGCTACGGCGATCCCATCTGGTCCCCGCGCGGCGATCTGATCGCCTTTACGCGCCTAGGAAGCACCTTCGGCGTCGGCGTCATGGCGCCGGATGGGTCGGGCGAACGCATCCTGTCCGAGAGCTTCGACGTTGAAGCACCAACCTTTTGTCCGAACGGCCGGGTGATCATGTTCCAGCGCGGGGATGGCACCAGCTCCCGCCTCGTGACCATCGACATCACCGGCTTTAACGAGCAGGGGGTGAACACCGCCACCAGTGCATCCGACCCCGCATGGTCCCCGGTTCTGTCCTGA
- a CDS encoding OmpA family protein: MNIKLLGAVAAVALLAGCAKPASTAMSTGTGAAVATGPAPGSEEDLVANVGDRVFYPLNSSSVAGDSAATLDHQGAWLGHYPQIAVLIAGNCDERGTEQYNLALGQRRADSARDYLVSKGVDGSRIQTISYGKDRPVAQGNDEQSWQQNRNAITSVQGHNPQEGTGASS; the protein is encoded by the coding sequence ATGAACATCAAGTTGCTCGGCGCAGTCGCAGCCGTTGCTCTTCTGGCCGGTTGCGCCAAGCCCGCGTCGACCGCCATGTCGACCGGCACCGGTGCCGCCGTCGCCACTGGCCCTGCCCCGGGCAGCGAAGAAGACCTCGTCGCCAATGTCGGCGATCGGGTGTTCTACCCCCTGAACTCCTCCTCCGTTGCCGGCGACTCCGCCGCAACGCTGGATCATCAGGGCGCCTGGCTCGGCCACTATCCGCAGATCGCCGTGCTGATCGCCGGCAACTGCGATGAGCGTGGCACGGAGCAGTATAACCTGGCCCTGGGCCAGCGCCGCGCCGACTCCGCCCGCGACTATCTCGTCTCCAAGGGCGTCGATGGCTCGCGCATCCAGACGATCAGCTATGGCAAGGATCGCCCGGTCGCGCAGGGTAACGACGAGCAGTCCTGGCAGCAGAACCGTAACGCCATCACCTCCGTGCAGGGCCACAACCCGCAGGAAGGCACCGGCGCTTCTTCCTAA